The DNA segment TGATCAGAATGACCCGGCATCCGTTGAGGCGCTGGGCCGCGGCGCGAACATCATCGCCATTGTGACCTTTGCCCGCGAGCAGGAGGACCGTTTCACCCGTGCCAACCAGCCGCTCGAGGCGCTGGGCAATCCGCGCGCCGACCTGCCGGATCACTCCGGCTTCGCTGACTCCGGCAGCCCAGGAGGCTTGTTCCCATTCGCGCATCTGCGCGACACTGATGATCGGCACGGACATGGCGCCAGCTTACTACAAACGCCGACGCCATAAAACAGAAACCCTCACCAATCGGTGAGGGTTTTGTGGATGGCAAGATTCGTTGACTTAAACGGACCAACCCTTGCGATATTGTCGCTTCACGAACTGCATCGCTTCCGGCGCGTTGGTGGCGCGCATCCCCGGGCCGTCCCACTCGAGCTTCCTACCGGTGCGCATGGCCACGCAACCCAACAGAATGATCTCGGTAAGATAAGCGGCGATATCGAAGTTGGAATACGGTACCGGCCCGCCCTTGCAACCCGCGATCCATTCCAGATGCTGGCGCTTGTCAGCGTCGCCTTCAAATGCGTTCCGTGGAATCGTCTGCGGCACCGATTTCACGGCGTCATGGTTCTTGCCTTCGGTCAATTCCTTTTCGCCTTTCATTTGGATGAAGAACCGGGCGCCGTAGTCGTCAGGAGAAAAGATTTTTCCTTTCTCGCCAATCAAGAGACAGCCGCTCCCTGGAATCGAACCCATCATCTCCTCGATCTCCCGGGTCAACTCGGCCGGCGGCTTGTTGTTGCCGTCGTGACTGTAAGGATCGTTCGGCTTGGGATTACCGCCGTCGTACCACCAGAAATTCACCGGATCCAACCCCTCGCGCGCGGGGAACAAGAAGCGAATCTTGGATTTAAGCGGGTAAGATTCCTTGTTCATCGGCGAAGTTTCCGCTTCGATTTCACTCGGGTAACCCAGCTTCAACGCTCGGAACGGCATGTTGGCCGTGTGGCAAGCCATGTCGCCCAGCGCGCCCGTGCCGAAATCCTGCCAGCCGCGCCACGCGAACGTATGGTAAGCCCCCTTCTTGTATGGACGAAACGGCGCCACGCCCAACCACTCGTCCCAATGCAACGTGCTCGGCACGGGATCGCTGCCTGGCGGGCGATCCATCCCTTGGGGCCAGACCGGACGGTTGCTCCAGACATGGACCTGGCGCACCTGCCCGATCAAACCGGACTGGACCAGTTCCACCGTGCGGCGCAAACCGTCTTCCGCGCTGCCTTGATTGCCCATTTGCGTGGTTACGCCATATTCCTTGGCGATCTTCCGCATGAGGCGCGCTTCGTACACCGTTTGCACCAGCGGCTTCTGGCAATAAACATGTTTACCCATTTTCATGGCCGTGAGGGCC comes from the Verrucomicrobiia bacterium genome and includes:
- a CDS encoding Gfo/Idh/MocA family oxidoreductase, which translates into the protein MPVTPFTRRQFIASTALASAALMAGCTTHPRPRRVSANDKLNIGVVGAGGKGSSDTDHCSSENIVALCDVDETTLNSRKQKYPNARIYTDWRQMFDKEKSLDAVIVATPDHMHAIVALTAMKMGKHVYCQKPLVQTVYEARLMRKIAKEYGVTTQMGNQGSAEDGLRRTVELVQSGLIGQVRQVHVWSNRPVWPQGMDRPPGSDPVPSTLHWDEWLGVAPFRPYKKGAYHTFAWRGWQDFGTGALGDMACHTANMPFRALKLGYPSEIEAETSPMNKESYPLKSKIRFLFPAREGLDPVNFWWYDGGNPKPNDPYSHDGNNKPPAELTREIEEMMGSIPGSGCLLIGEKGKIFSPDDYGARFFIQMKGEKELTEGKNHDAVKSVPQTIPRNAFEGDADKRQHLEWIAGCKGGPVPYSNFDIAAYLTEIILLGCVAMRTGRKLEWDGPGMRATNAPEAMQFVKRQYRKGWSV